A portion of the Edaphobacter lichenicola genome contains these proteins:
- a CDS encoding heterodisulfide reductase-related iron-sulfur binding cluster, giving the protein MLPFPQKTAFLIFAVITLALGLQGFYRLYLRIRRGTPDPEPRFNNLPRRIVYALTTTLTQQRTFKKRPTIGLFHSFIFYGFVFYGLVNLVDAAEGYLHLAISSSNLLGATYNLLADIFSFLVLLGVIALVIRRFALPSRTDFRFNQRTLLHKDVQDQKITRDSLIVSAFILFHVGSRAIGAGARISAEGTDHLQPFATLLSHLFTPANAEAFRIFGYWGALGSVLAFLAYFPYTKHIHIFMAPTKYLVAREPTSGVLPLVAIDVDTEAETKTIGAAKLEDLTWPRLFDAYACIQCNRCQDVCPATATGKSLSPAALEINKRMELNDLAAQQNPFSFAAAPFEKGSPSPHPLLQFALSPEAAWACTTCGACMEVCPTQNEQMLDIIDIRRNQVMIEGEFPSQLQSAFRGMERAQNPWGINHEQRLAWADGLNVKTTDENPTPDVLYWVGCAASYDPQAQKTARAFVELLNHADVNFAVLGKKECCTGDSARRSGNEYLYRQLADKNVSTLNTIQPKLIVASCPHCMNSIGHEYKQIGGDYKVMHHTEYLETLVANKQLTPVRSEATITYHDPCYLGRHNGVYEAPRNLLHILGNATPELPRNRENAFCCGAGGAQFWKEEEEGNERISDNRFREAQQTLATAPGEKVLAVGCPFCKSMLGSTPSKADSEDIAIKDVAELLLEGVRRSKGLTTSAQPTEPVASSAVSALSESPAPPAAALHPVETTPTEAPLPQPHSIERKKWQPKSTVVPTQQAEQSPTPTIPEVAKSSPAAPERKKWQPKTANPPPEQKPAQQQASEIIAAPSPTVVEPQSAPTLPPTPSAPPTERKKWQPKSPSSNSPALSVSPTDSAPLPTADPETPTPPVDAAPARKKWTPKKPT; this is encoded by the coding sequence ATGCTTCCATTTCCTCAGAAGACCGCCTTCCTCATCTTCGCCGTCATCACCCTCGCGCTGGGCCTCCAGGGCTTCTATCGCCTCTACCTCCGCATCCGCCGCGGCACCCCTGACCCCGAACCACGCTTCAACAATCTCCCCCGCCGCATCGTCTACGCCCTCACCACAACGCTCACCCAACAGCGCACCTTCAAAAAACGTCCCACCATCGGCCTCTTCCACTCCTTCATCTTCTACGGCTTCGTCTTTTACGGCCTGGTCAATTTAGTCGACGCCGCCGAAGGCTATCTGCACCTGGCAATCTCTTCATCAAACCTCCTCGGCGCAACCTACAACCTCCTCGCCGACATCTTCAGCTTCCTCGTCCTCCTCGGCGTCATCGCACTCGTCATCCGCCGCTTCGCTCTTCCCAGCCGCACCGACTTCCGCTTCAACCAGCGCACCCTCCTCCACAAAGACGTTCAGGACCAGAAGATCACTCGCGACTCCCTCATCGTCTCCGCCTTCATTCTCTTCCATGTCGGCAGTCGCGCCATCGGAGCCGGAGCGCGCATCTCAGCCGAAGGCACCGACCACCTCCAACCCTTCGCAACCCTGCTCTCCCACCTCTTCACCCCTGCTAACGCTGAAGCCTTCCGCATCTTCGGGTATTGGGGAGCGCTCGGCAGTGTCCTGGCCTTCCTCGCCTACTTTCCATACACCAAACACATCCACATCTTCATGGCTCCGACGAAGTACCTCGTTGCCCGAGAACCTACCTCTGGCGTTCTCCCGCTCGTCGCAATCGACGTCGACACCGAAGCCGAAACAAAAACCATAGGCGCCGCCAAATTAGAAGACCTCACATGGCCTCGCCTCTTCGACGCCTACGCGTGTATCCAGTGCAACCGCTGCCAGGACGTCTGCCCCGCCACCGCCACCGGAAAATCCCTCTCCCCCGCCGCGCTCGAGATCAACAAGCGCATGGAGCTCAACGACCTCGCCGCGCAACAAAACCCGTTCTCCTTCGCGGCAGCGCCATTCGAAAAAGGCTCACCAAGCCCGCACCCACTCCTGCAATTCGCCCTCTCCCCCGAAGCCGCATGGGCTTGCACCACCTGCGGCGCCTGCATGGAAGTCTGCCCCACCCAAAACGAGCAGATGCTCGACATCATCGACATCCGCCGCAACCAGGTCATGATCGAAGGCGAGTTCCCGTCGCAGCTTCAATCGGCCTTCCGCGGCATGGAGCGTGCCCAGAACCCGTGGGGCATCAACCACGAGCAGCGCCTCGCCTGGGCCGACGGCCTCAACGTCAAAACCACCGACGAGAACCCAACCCCGGACGTCCTCTACTGGGTCGGCTGCGCCGCAAGCTACGACCCACAAGCTCAAAAAACCGCCCGCGCTTTTGTGGAACTCCTCAACCACGCCGACGTCAACTTCGCTGTCCTCGGAAAGAAAGAGTGCTGCACCGGCGACAGCGCCCGTCGCTCCGGCAACGAATACCTCTACCGCCAGCTAGCCGACAAAAACGTCTCCACGCTAAACACCATCCAGCCGAAACTCATCGTAGCCAGCTGCCCCCACTGCATGAACTCCATCGGCCACGAGTACAAACAGATCGGTGGCGACTATAAGGTCATGCACCACACCGAGTACCTCGAAACCCTCGTCGCCAACAAGCAGCTAACACCAGTCCGAAGCGAAGCAACGATCACGTATCACGACCCCTGTTACCTAGGCCGTCACAACGGCGTCTACGAAGCTCCCCGCAACCTCCTTCACATCCTTGGCAACGCCACGCCGGAGCTGCCTCGCAACCGCGAAAACGCCTTCTGCTGCGGAGCAGGGGGAGCGCAGTTCTGGAAGGAAGAAGAGGAGGGCAACGAACGCATCTCCGACAACCGCTTCCGCGAAGCCCAGCAAACCCTCGCCACCGCCCCAGGAGAAAAAGTCCTCGCCGTCGGCTGCCCCTTCTGCAAGAGCATGCTCGGCAGTACTCCCAGCAAAGCCGACTCTGAAGACATCGCCATCAAAGACGTAGCCGAACTCCTCCTTGAAGGCGTCCGCCGCAGCAAAGGCCTCACCACCTCCGCCCAACCAACCGAACCTGTAGCATCGTCCGCCGTCTCAGCCCTATCCGAATCGCCTGCCCCTCCGGCTGCGGCACTTCATCCTGTCGAGACAACTCCAACAGAAGCGCCCCTTCCGCAGCCTCATTCAATCGAGCGGAAGAAGTGGCAACCTAAGTCCACCGTCGTCCCCACGCAACAAGCAGAGCAATCGCCGACACCCACCATTCCAGAGGTAGCAAAATCGTCGCCAGCGGCCCCAGAACGAAAAAAGTGGCAACCCAAAACCGCTAACCCACCGCCCGAGCAAAAGCCCGCTCAACAACAGGCCTCTGAAATTATTGCGGCCCCATCACCCACGGTAGTCGAGCCTCAATCCGCACCCACGCTCCCGCCCACACCGAGCGCGCCCCCGACAGAACGCAAGAAGTGGCAGCCAAAGTCACCCTCTTCAAATAGCCCTGCCCTATCCGTCAGCCCCACCGACTCGGCACCCCTCCCGACCGCAGATCCCGAAACTCCGACGCCACCCGTCGACGCAGCTCCCGCACGCAAAAAATGGACCCCAAAGAAGCCAACCTAG
- a CDS encoding alpha/beta hydrolase encodes MPIDAKLQKILDEAKALGHPPQHEQTPELARFHRREMMARFVPMPEYSGVKTEDRSVPTDGREIPVRVYRSGGDGPSPVVVFFHGGGWVTGTLETHDPYCRALAQEAGAVVVAVDYRLAPEHKFPAGLEDCLAVTEWVLAHVRELGGDASRVIVGGDSAGATLATVVALLLRDKGVTGLAGQILLYPATAYYEPATGSYVENAEGYGLTQKGMIWFWDHYLNDKAEARDFRVAPLLAPSLAGLPRAFVVTAEYDVLRDEGQAYAKRLVEAGVPVTEVFAEGMNHGFAASTNEFPFLPQAKDVLRQVAEWVKTVG; translated from the coding sequence ATGCCAATTGACGCAAAGCTGCAGAAGATTTTGGATGAGGCGAAGGCGCTGGGACATCCGCCCCAGCATGAACAGACCCCGGAGCTTGCCCGGTTTCATCGACGGGAGATGATGGCACGGTTTGTGCCGATGCCGGAGTACAGCGGGGTGAAGACAGAAGATCGTTCGGTGCCGACCGATGGCCGGGAGATTCCCGTGCGAGTTTATCGGTCTGGCGGTGATGGGCCGTCTCCGGTGGTCGTGTTCTTTCATGGTGGGGGGTGGGTGACGGGTACGCTCGAGACGCATGATCCCTACTGCCGGGCGCTGGCTCAAGAGGCGGGAGCGGTGGTGGTCGCGGTGGACTATCGGCTGGCGCCGGAGCATAAGTTCCCGGCGGGGTTGGAGGATTGCCTTGCCGTGACCGAGTGGGTGCTTGCGCATGTGCGGGAGTTGGGTGGAGATGCTTCGCGGGTGATCGTTGGGGGCGATAGTGCTGGCGCGACGTTGGCTACCGTGGTGGCTTTGTTGCTGAGGGATAAGGGGGTCACCGGGCTGGCGGGGCAGATTCTGCTTTATCCGGCTACGGCATATTATGAGCCGGCTACGGGTTCGTACGTGGAGAACGCCGAGGGATATGGGCTGACGCAGAAGGGGATGATCTGGTTTTGGGATCATTACCTGAATGACAAGGCAGAGGCCAGGGACTTTCGGGTGGCACCGCTGCTCGCGCCTTCGTTGGCGGGTTTGCCGAGGGCGTTTGTGGTGACGGCGGAGTACGACGTGCTGCGGGATGAGGGGCAGGCTTATGCGAAGAGGCTGGTCGAGGCTGGAGTGCCGGTGACTGAGGTATTTGCGGAGGGGATGAACCATGGATTTGCGGCTTCGACGAATGAGTTTCCATTTTTGCCGCAGGCTAAGGATGTGCTGAGGCAGGTGGCGGAGTGGGTAAAGACTGTCGGCTAA
- a CDS encoding septal ring lytic transglycosylase RlpA family protein: MELIPGNERAATLIGRTRTAFTLAALVVLSAFATDNATPASALAMGPATVMHDVTPAEIVTTVQPPRTPILTRIKSGFASWYGEVLQGHTTASGRIFDKNKLTAAHRTLPFGSQVKVTDLRNKRSVIVTITDRGVLFPDRVIDLSLAAARELKMVRMGVDPVRLELLTFQN, from the coding sequence ATGGAACTGATACCCGGAAACGAACGTGCAGCAACCCTGATTGGAAGGACCCGGACCGCCTTTACGTTGGCGGCGCTGGTCGTTCTGTCAGCCTTTGCGACGGACAACGCCACTCCGGCATCCGCGCTAGCGATGGGCCCGGCTACGGTGATGCATGACGTCACCCCAGCCGAGATCGTCACGACCGTCCAGCCCCCCAGGACACCGATACTGACCAGGATCAAGAGCGGCTTTGCCAGCTGGTATGGCGAGGTGCTCCAGGGTCACACAACGGCGAGCGGTCGGATCTTCGATAAGAATAAGCTGACTGCCGCGCACCGCACCTTGCCGTTCGGCAGCCAAGTGAAGGTGACCGATCTGCGCAACAAACGATCCGTCATTGTGACCATTACCGATCGTGGAGTTCTCTTCCCGGATAGGGTGATCGACCTGTCTTTGGCCGCGGCGAGGGAGTTGAAGATGGTCAGGATGGGTGTTGATCCGGTGAGGTTGGAGCTGCTGACCTTCCAGAACTAG
- a CDS encoding MBOAT family O-acyltransferase — MSPLSPAYFAFAATAITLYWLCYRWKNARLSVLLLANAFFLARLAWFYPVLLLAAATIDYLVGLGLQSIPRDQTSRRRALVSISVLLNVGLLAATKCIPVALGELYRWVFPLSLSFYCFQSMTYTIDLFRGIDQKGTRSYLTHLTSASLFTVIVAGPINRISDLIKQLQQPFSLTPTQGGRAFLLIASGLGKKLLIADFLSNNVANRIFDTPTLYSGAEVLIGVYAYALQIYFDFSGYTDIAMGLCLLFGLTVPDNFNRPYISTSISDFWRRWHITFSNWLRDYVYFSLPSARKWKGANYVNPIIVMLLGGLWHGLGWTFVLWGLIHGIGLTTHRIFQTQRQARYGKRPPTQWGRYLSIFVTFHFVCLTWIFFRSPDVATAVAILGRLASMTFSVSNITLPIVGVMLAGVAIHAIPVKWFDRTVEVFGRAPFVLQGAGLAAAILLIEFFAGRGSTSFVYSNF; from the coding sequence ATGTCCCCCTTGAGTCCGGCGTACTTCGCCTTTGCCGCCACAGCGATCACGCTGTATTGGCTCTGTTATCGCTGGAAAAACGCCCGCCTCTCGGTCCTTTTGCTGGCCAACGCCTTCTTCCTGGCCCGCCTCGCCTGGTTTTACCCCGTGCTTCTGCTGGCAGCCGCAACCATCGACTACCTCGTCGGCCTCGGCCTGCAAAGCATCCCCCGGGACCAGACCTCCCGCCGCCGAGCGCTCGTTTCCATCAGCGTCCTCTTGAACGTCGGCTTACTCGCCGCGACCAAGTGCATCCCCGTCGCGTTGGGCGAGCTCTACCGCTGGGTCTTCCCCCTCAGCCTCTCCTTTTACTGCTTCCAATCAATGACTTACACCATCGACCTCTTCCGAGGGATCGACCAGAAGGGAACTCGCAGCTACCTCACGCACCTCACCTCTGCCTCGCTCTTCACTGTCATCGTGGCCGGCCCCATCAACCGCATCTCCGACCTTATCAAGCAACTTCAGCAGCCGTTCTCCCTCACCCCAACCCAGGGCGGCCGAGCCTTCCTCCTCATCGCCTCGGGTCTCGGCAAGAAGCTCCTCATCGCCGACTTCCTCTCCAACAACGTCGCCAACCGCATCTTCGACACACCCACCCTCTACAGCGGTGCCGAAGTCCTCATCGGTGTCTATGCCTACGCTCTCCAGATCTACTTCGACTTCTCCGGTTACACCGACATCGCCATGGGCCTCTGCCTCCTCTTTGGCCTCACCGTGCCCGACAACTTCAACCGCCCCTACATCTCCACCTCCATCTCCGACTTCTGGCGTCGCTGGCACATCACCTTCTCCAACTGGCTCCGCGACTACGTCTACTTCTCCCTCCCCAGCGCCCGCAAGTGGAAGGGCGCAAACTACGTCAACCCCATCATCGTCATGCTCTTAGGAGGCCTCTGGCATGGTCTCGGCTGGACCTTCGTGCTCTGGGGTCTCATCCACGGCATCGGCCTCACCACCCACCGCATCTTTCAGACCCAGCGCCAGGCCCGTTACGGCAAGCGCCCCCCAACCCAGTGGGGAAGATACCTCAGCATCTTCGTCACCTTCCACTTCGTATGCCTCACCTGGATCTTCTTCCGCTCGCCCGACGTAGCCACAGCCGTAGCCATCCTTGGCCGTCTCGCCTCCATGACATTCTCAGTGAGCAACATCACCCTCCCCATCGTCGGTGTCATGCTTGCCGGAGTAGCCATCCACGCCATTCCGGTCAAATGGTTTGACCGCACCGTCGAAGTCTTCGGCCGCGCCCCCTTCGTCCTTCAGGGCGCAGGCCTAGCCGCCGCCATCCTGCTCATCGAGTTCTTCGCAGGCCGCGGCTCAACCTCCTTCGTCTACAGCAACTTCTAG